The sequence below is a genomic window from Sphingobacterium sp. ML3W.
GCGATTGGTCAATACAGATGGGACTTTTCCACCATCCGGGCGGTCAGTAATTTATCGTGGAGCTGCATTTCATCATTTGGCTGACATGGTATTAAAAAAACGATTACCCGAGGAACTCACAGAAGGACAGGTTCGCGCTGCTTTATCTGCCGTTTTGCAAAAAACATTTGAAAGTCCAACTACTTATCACCAAAATTGGTTAACGATTGGTCTATACGGAGATCAACCAGGTTTAGGAGATTTTTACAATAATCAAGGAAGTCCTTATTTGTGTAGTACGATTTTTTTACCACTAGGACTTTCGGAAAATGATAGTTTTTGGACTTCAAAAGAAGAAGACTGGAGTTCTAAACGTATTTGGTCTGGACAGGATTGGAATAAAGATAAAAGTAAGGGCATTCAGTAAGAGATAAAAAGTCATGAGATTAGTAACATTTTGTAAAATTGGAGTCGTTCACTGGGCTGCTGATACCCCTAATTCTCGGGCTAGCTCTGACATGTTTTTCCTGTATTAAATTCCCAGCACGTTCTTTAAAGGTGCGATCGTATTTTTTACGGATTTAGTCATCATTTCAAAATTAAGATATTTATTGTTCTTAACTTCATATGCCCACTAAGTTAGCAACTCCAGTGAAGGAGTGACGAGGTAAGGAAGTGAAGAAGTAACAAGAGATAAGTGAAGAAGTAACATAGTGACGAGTAGTTTAATAACTGAGTTATGCGACGAGCCGGTTGCTGGGAAGGGTGAGGGGAAAGTAATCGACTCATTGTACTGTCATTAATACATGGATGCCATATTGGTAATGAAGGGATAAAAAGGAAATTATTCTTCTCAAAACTATTATTTTTCAATTATGTTTTCTTCGATATAAATGTGTTAACTTATCTGAATAACTAACTGATACCGATATGGGTTATCCTATTCCTAAAGATCTGAAAGGGCTGAATGCCGAGCAAATAAAAGTGTCTGTTGAAAAATATGGTGATAATAGCCTGAAAACAAAACGTGACAGCGGGACATGGGTTGTGTTGATGAATATTCTGAAAGAACCGATGTTGATCCTGCTTATCGTGATATCTGTTATTTATTTAGTGGTTGGAAATTATGCTGAAGCCTACTTTATGTTTGCGGCTGTAGTTTTTGTGTCAGGTATTTCTTTTTATCAGGACACGCGGAGCCGCAATGCGATGCAGGCATTGGAAAAGTTAAACGAACCGCACAGTAATGTCATCCGAGATGGTCATATCGTTGCTATCAAAACACATGAAATAGCTGTTGGAGACTTATGTATCACGGAAGAAGGCCAGATTATCAATGCTGATGGCCGTATTGTGCACAGCAATGATTTTTCGGTCAATGAATCTTCTCTTACTGGTGAAAGCCTTTCGGTGTTCAAGGATGCCGATGGTTCGGACAATAAGGTGTATAGCGGCACGATCACTGTTTCGGGTTTGGCAGTTTTTGAGGTGCAGGAGATAGGAGAGCAGACAAAACTAGGAAAGATAGGTCACTCTATTGCTTCTATTATAGAAGAAAAATCACCTTTGCAGTTACAGATTGAGCGCTTCGTGAAAAAGATGGCACTCGTCGGATTAGTAGTCTTTATACTGGTATGCTTGGCCAATTATTTTCAAACTAAAAGTTTTGTTGACAGTCTTTTAAATGGTCTTACTTTGGCCATGTCGATCCTTCCGGAAGAGATCCCTGTAGCATTTACGACTTTTATGGCGCTAGGGGCATGGCGACTCATGCGTGATGGTGTTATAATTAAAAAATCGAGCATCGTAGAGACATTAGGGAGCACCACGGTAATCTGTACTGATAAAACAGGTACAATAACCGAAAACACGATGCACCTGGTTGCTGTGTATAGTGAGGCTGGTGAACGCACTGCATATGAGCAGGATTACCAGCTGCCCGAAATTGCAAGTGTAATTCAGAATGCCATGTGGGCCAGCGAACCCGTGCCTTTCGATCCGATGGAGAAAGAACTCCATCGCCTTTACGAGCAGACTGAAAAAAATGATCGGCGTGCACAGTTTGAGTTATTCCACGAGTATCCTTTGGAAGGAAAGCCACCCATGATGACCCATCTATTTAAAAATAATAGCGGTGAGCGTATTATTGCAGCAAAAGGGGCACCCGAAGCTATTCTCGATGTGAGTAGGCTGTTGCCTGAAAAAAAAGTAGCATTGCGGCGATTAGTGGATCAATTTGGTCAGGAGGGTTACCGTGTATTGGGAGTTGCAACTGCAATTTATGGAAGCGATGAATTTCCTGAAAAGCAACAGGATTTTCCGTTTGATTTTGTAGGGTTTGTTGTTTTTTACGATCCGCCGAAAAAAGGTATCGAAAAGGTGTTTAAGCAAATTTATGAAGCAGGGATCAAAGTTAAAATGATAACTGGGGATAATTCCAATACGGCTGGGTCTATCGCGGCCCAAGCGGGTATCATAAATGCTTCGGCACATATAGAAGGTAAAGAATTGATTGCGCTCTCTGAGGAGCAGCTGGACAGAAAGGTCCAAGAAAGTACCCTCTTTGCGCGCATGTATCCTGAGGCAAAGTTGGCCGTGATCAAATCGCTAAAACGAAATGGTGAAGTGGTGGCCATGCTCGGAGATGGTGTAAATGATGCGCCCGCATTGAAAGCTGCACATATTGGCGTAGCGATGGGGCATAAAGGAACTGAAATAGCGAAGGCAGCAGCAGCTGTAGTGCTGATCAATGATGATTTTTCAAAGTTGGTGCTTGCAATCGCTGCAGGTAGACGCATCTATGCCAATATTAAGAAAGCTATTCAGTATATTATTTCTATTCACATTCCCATTATCTTGACCGTATCACTACCGCTCTTTTTGGGGTGGGTATACCCGCAGATCTTTACCCCTATACATGTCATATTTTTGGAACTGGTGATGGGACCTACTTGTTCTATTGTCTATGAAAACGAGCCAATGGAAAAAAATGCCATGCAACGTAAGCCACGTCCGATATCGGAGACTTTTTTAAACTGGAAAGAATTGATGATCAGTGTGGTTCAGGGTTTGGTGATTACTGGTGGTGTTCTTTTTATCTATCAATATACCCATCAACAGGGAGGTGACGAGAAGATGGTACGGAGTATGGTCTTTACGACATTGATCTTTGCTAATATCCTGCTGAGTTTTATCAACCGTTCTTTTTACTATTATATATACGAGACCATCAGGTATAAGAATCGTCTTATTTATTACATTACCGGTATTACTTTGCTGTTCATGTTTATGATGCTGTATGTTAAGCCTGTTTCCAATTTCTTTAGCATGACGAATCTGGGATTTACCCAATTGTTATTCTGTTTGTTAACAGCGGCAATCAGTACGCTCTGGATGGATCTTTATAAATGGTGGAAACGATCAAGAAATGCATAGCAATTGTTGCTATTTTTACATGTAATTCAAACCAATGGATTGAACTTTTTGATGGTATTACTGCAAAAGGATACTGTTTCCTGACCTTTAATATAACAGGTCGGGAAAGTCAAGATAGCACGTTACCTTTGTTAAGTGTTATCTTTAATTTCAGTTTAGTATAATTATGATTTTAAGGTCTACTTTCCTTTTTTCTTGAGTTCTTTCATCAGATCTTCAAGATAGTCGGTTTGCACTTCCTGAATTTCTAATAACATCTTATTTTGATGCACCAGTAGATGGTCAATTTTGTCACTTAATAATTTTATTTCCAATTCTGCTTTCAGATTGATTTTATAGTCATGTTCACCTCTTATTCTGTCTTTCTGTTCTTGTCTATTTTGACTCATCATAATAATTGGTGCTTGGATGGCAGCTAGACAGGAGAGTATTAAATTGAGTAAAATAAAGGGATAAGGGTCAAATGGTCGACTTGATAAAATTATTATATTGATAATCATCCATATTAAAATGAATGAAAAAAACGTAATAATAAAAAACCAGCTCCCTCCAAAAGCAGCAACTTTATCAGCAAGCTTTTGCCCTGTTGTAAGTTCAGTTTCTATTTCTTCCTGTATATTTTCTGAAAGGATAGAATTTTTTTGAATTGCATCTAGCACATCTTGATCTATGACCGCTAATTCTCCTTTTTCTGTGCTTATAAGTGATGTCAGATAACGTCTTCGATACAGATTAAGTTCGTCCAATGAAATGTAATCGTCTCTTTTAATGTTAGGAAAGTCAACCCTTAATAAATTAAAAATTCCTTCTCTTACATCGCCAGCTCGTATTGCTTCACCTTCTGCTATGGCTATTTTTGTGATTGAACTGCTTTTCATTTTTCAAGTCTTTAAAGTACGAACCAATTATTAACTCCTTATAATTCATATCCGCTCTTGATTATTGTAGTTATCATTTTAAATTGTTCTTTTGCCGCAATTCGATGTTTAGCATGAGCAGGAATAATAATACTTTCACCAAATTTCAGCATGTTTATTTTACCATCAATAGTTACGGTAGCAACACCATCAATGATCTGAACATAAATATCAAAAGCAGATGTTTCATCTTTCAACTCTCTGCCAATATCTAAAGAAGTAGCAGTAATGCTACCAGTTGTTTTATTTAAGATTGTTGTGTTTACCACAGCGTTTTGTACATAGTTAACCATTTCAACGGTTGAATGTACTTTACCTTTATCTAATTCGGGGTTTCTCTTCATTTTAATTTATTTAGAGATTATTGAATGATGAAAAGAGTTGACGAAATCAAAGCCTACTTACTTACCATATTATTGTAAATAAAATATAGCGATAGAAATCAAGACAAAGTTTCTTGAAAATTTGCATTGGTTTATTATACAATTAAATATTTTTATGGTATAATTAGTAGACGAAATTCCCTGTAATTTATAGATCTTCTAAATTTCTGCGCTGTCTATCAGGTAGGTTTTTGAAAAAAGTAGGAGTGAGTCCCGTTATTTTTTTAAATTGTTTAGATAGATGTGAAACACTGCAGTAGTGCATTTTATAAGAGATTTCAGTTAGGTTTAATTCATCATATATAATCAGTTCCTTGATTTTTTCGACTTTGTGAAGTATGATAAAATGCTCTATTGTTATACCTTTTGTTTTTGAAAAGAGCTCCGCTAGGTAATGGTAGTTATGTTGGAGTTTTCCGCTCAGAAAATCAGAAAAATTTATATGAGGCAATTCATCTGCATAGTGAACTGTTTCAATAATAATATTAATTATTTTTTCAATAAGGAGGGCTTTTTTATCATCCATTAGTTCTAATCCTGATCGATGTAATGTTTCTTTAAGCCTATTCTGAAGTGCTTTTGAAATAGGTTTTGCTAATTTTACTTCACCCAGTTCTATTTGATTGAATTCAATACCTAACTTATCCAGTTCAGACTTTACCATCATTTTACAACGAAGGCTTACCATATTTTGAATAAATAATTTCATACTATTCAGTGTCAGGTTTCGGGTGAGTATTAGTGTGCAAAAAATTGAATGACAAAAATGTATATTATTATATTTCGTCAACGATTATATTTTAGTTCCTCAATGCTGCTTACCAATTTTGAATAAGACAGTTAAGTAATATTATACACTTCATTTCAGCAAATCGGACCTCCGCTCTATATACAATGTATTTTTTTTCATTTTGTTTTAATTACTTGATTATATATAGCGGTATGCTGTTTTTTTAGAAATAATTTAAGGTTTACAACCTACCAATTATACAACAAATATTTTTAAATGTACAACTGATACGGGTTTGTAAAACAGAACTTTATCTTGATCAATAAGTGGATTTTTTTTAAAAAAAATAGTAGATGAAAACAGATACAGCATTACAGTTGGATGTTCAAAAGGCCATCCTATGGGAGCCTCTGCTAGATGAAGCAGAAATAGGTGTTACGGTTAAGAATGGTGTTGTTACACTTTCAGGTTATGTGGACAATTATGTAAAAAAACTAGAAGCTGAAAATGCCACAAAGCGTGTTATTGGTGTCAGGGCTTTAGCAGAAAATATCAAAGTAAAATTTGCTAGCTCTTTTTCAAGAACTGATGCCGAAATTGCTGATGAAGTACTTGTAGCACTAAAAAGAAACTGGTCTATTCCCAGTGAAAAAATTAGTGTAAAGGTTGAAGACGGCTGGGTTACATTGGATGGAGAACTGACATGGAACTATCAGAAGGAAGCTGCGCAACATGCTGTACATTATTTCGTAGGAGTTAAAGGAGTGGATAATAACATTAGGATCAAATCTGGTAGGAATGATGCAATTGAGAAGAAAGATATTGAACATGCTCTTAAAAGAAGTACTATAGATGATAGCAATATCAAGGTTTCAGTATCTGATAATGTGGTTACATTAAGTGGTACTGTTGATTCCTGGTATCAAAAAGGAGAGGCCGGTCGCATTACTTGGAACACACCTGGAGTTTCCCATGTGAAAAACGATCTGGATATCGACTACGAAATAGACTTCGGCTAAGTCCTTAATTAAGTAATAATACATTGAAGTAACAGGAAGTAAGGATGTTGATATGAAAAAACTGGAGAATAAAATAGCTATCATAACCGGCGGTTCAAGTAGTATCGGTAAAATAACTGCTCAACTATTTTTAGATGAAGGAGCAAAAGTCATGTTGGTGAATCTTTCTGAAGAGCAATTAAAAGAAGCGGTGACAGAGTTGAGGAGTAAGCACGTTGATTGATGGTGGTATGTGTACGCAGTAATCAAAAGATTATTTAAAGTGTAGTTGTATACCCATAGTGGCAAAATTGTAAAATAATGACAGCGTATTAAAAAATAAAGTTCATGGCAATTCAAACCATAAATCCTTCCAATAATAGAATCATAAAGACCTATTACGAAATGAGCGGAGCAGCTGTGGACACAGCTGTTGGACAAGCAACAAATGCTTTTCAAGAATGGAAGAAAACAGATTATAAAGCCAGAGCACAACTGCTCCATAATGTTGCTGGTCTGCTTCGGAAAAATAAGAAAGAACTTGCAAAGTTGATTACTTTAGAGATGGGTAAATTACTTATTCACGCAGAAGGGGAGATAAAACTGAGCGCTGAAATTTTTGATTATTATGCTAAAAATTCGGAAAAGATGCTCGCTGATGAAGTGCTGAATCCAGTTCACGGTAAGGCGTTTATAAGAAATAGCCCTATCGGTGTATTGCTCGGTATTCAGCCATGGAATTTTCCATTTTACCAAATAGCTCGATTTGCTGCACCTAATATAATGATTGGTAATACCCTATTGATAAAACATGCATCCATTGTGCCGCAATGTGCTTTAGCTATAGAGGAATTATTCAAGCAGGCCGGTGCTCCGGATGGATTGTACACCAATCTTTTGATTTCTAAGGAGCGGGTAGCTGCATTGGTTGCAGATATAAGAGTCAAGGGAGTTTCGCTCACCGGTAGCGAAAAAGCGGGGGCCAGCGTAGCGATAGAGGCCGGCAAGCACATTAAAAAATCAGTACTTGAATTAGGTGGAAGTGATGCATTTATTATACTTGAAGATGCTGATATAGATAAAGCTGTGGAATGGGCTGTGGTAGGAAGGATTAACAATAATGGGCAATGTTGTGTGGCGTCAAAGCGCTTTATCGCCGTGGAAAGTATTGTTAATGAATTTTTAGAAAAATTCAAAATTAAAATGGCTGCATTGGTATTGGGGGATCCTATGGATGCGGAGACAAACTTAGGTCCGCTATGTACAGAGCAAGCCGCCGTAAAAATCGTTGATCAGGTAAAAAGAGCGGTTGAAGGTGGTGCAAAAGTTCTGTTGGGTGGAAAAAGACCAGATAGAGATGGAGCTTATATGCAAGCCACTATTCTCACCGATATAGAACCAGGAAACCCGGTTTATTACGAAGAATTTTTTGGTCCTGTCGCGCTTTTCTTTAAGGTAAAGAATGAAGAAGAAGCCATTGCTTTAGCTAATGATTCACCTTTTGGATTAGGAGGTTCGGTATTTACGCAGGATATTGAAAGAGGGAAGCGCGTAGCCGATCAGATCGATACCGGAATGGTCTTTATTAATCATCCAACCTGGACGCAAGCCGATCTGCCATTTGGCGGGACAAAAGGTTCTGGATATGGAAGAGAAATGGCAGAGTTGGGATTACAGGAATTCGTGAATAAAAAACTGATCAGAATAAGTGAATTGACTGATCCCTTTTAGCTTCTTCCTACTGCTATTAAAAAAAAATCGATAAAAAATTTATCTACTGCTAAGTCTAACTTAAAGGTAGCATCATTTTATACCCGTTAGGGTATAATTTGTCTTGTTTTTGAGTTTTTATACCTGATAGGGTATAAAAATGGTGAATTTCTATATTGTATACCCTAACTGGTATAATTTGTGGATAAAACATCGAATAAACGATTGACTTTGGTTGGTAAATTTTATACCCTTTCTGGGTTCAATTACGAAGGCGGAGATATCTTGCAGACCGTGCTGATACCTGCCTTCTCAACGTTGTGTGCTATAAGTATACCCCATTCTTTCGTGTTCATTATATCTAATCGTTCACGATACATGAACGATCAGATATAATGAACACAATCTAAATAGACAATTTACTTTTCGTTACTGATTTGGTTGAATTTAGTTTTTAAGTGTCTCTTCAATAGTTAATCCAAATGTAGAAGGTATTTACATTTAAGAGTATGCTTTTTTACCGTGTATAGCTTTTAATATTTTTATTTTGAAAAATTTATCTCTACCTTAACTTTAACGTTCATGCCAATTAAATGTTAAACCAATAGTGATGTCTCCAAAAGAAATAGCTACACTCGAAAAATTGAAGGATGGAGATTTAGCTTCATTTAATGATATTTATTTTCAATATTCTCCAAAGATTTATGTGAGGTTGATCAAATTGGTGAAAGATCAAGTTATTGCAGAAGAAATCTTGCAGGATGTATTTACAAAAGTATGGGTCAACCGCACTAAGATCGATCCTGCTAAAGGTTTTGTGTCTTTCCTCAATCATATTTCGGATAATCTGGCTATTGATTTTTTTCGGAAAGTGCAGCGGGATAAAGCGCTGCAATTAGAGCTGTGGGTATCTGCAGTAGAGTTGTATTATCATACGGAAGAACATGTTTTTTTTAAAGATACGCAGGACATTTTAACAAAGGCAATCGATTCGTTGAGTCCAAAACGCAAAGAAATATTGATGCTCAATAAGTTTCATGAAAAAAGCTATAAAGAAATTGCCGAAGAGCTGGGTATTTCTGTTTCCACTGTTAGCAATCAATTGGTGAATGCACTAAAAGATATCAAAGAATATATTCGTAAAAACTACCGTAACGAGGCTATAATCAGCTTTTTGGCCACTCTACTATTTAAAATATAAAAAAAAAGTGAAATACCGATAGTGTGTTTCTTTCGGACAGACGTATAGAGAGTTAAATACAGCAATGTATCCAACTAATTATAAACTGTTTTGAAAGGACATATTTTTAAATATAAGCTGCAAGAGTATATTCATAATAGACTCGACCTAAAGGAATATGAGGCATTCTTTGATGAATTGAATGTGGTGGATCCTATTCTGCTTCAACAATGGGTTGCAGAAATTTTAGAGGAGAAAGAGGATGATGCAAGTCATCGTATTCCAATTCCTGACCTTTCCAAAGTTCATAAACAGGTACTTCAAAATGTTTATGAGATAGATCCTCCAGTAACGGGAACAACTCGAAAAATGACGTATTGGATGTGGGCATCTAGTGCGGCGGTATTCCTTTGTGTGCTTTCTCTGCTCTATATATTCAATTTTAAAACACCTAGCGAAGTCAATGACAGGTCCAGGTTGTTTGCGTATGAAAATACCCATTCTTATACGATCGATATGCAGCTGCCTGATAGTTCCATAGCTATTCTGTATCCAAATGCTAAGATCAGCTACGTGCTGAACGAGGAAGGGGACCGAGAAATTAAACAATTGCAGGGAAAGGTGATTTACAAAGTACATAAGAATCCAAAATCTCCTTTTACGGTTAATTATCGGGACTATGTCACGAAGGCGCTAGGTACGGTATTTAGTGTAGATCCTAAATCGGATGAAAATATACTGATTAAACTTCTGGAGGGCAAGGTTTCAGTTGGCCATTTTGATGCGCTACCAAAAGATCTGGTATACCTGAATGCGAATGAAGAGGTGGAAGTTGATTTGAAGTTGCATAAAATGACCAAATTGTCGGAGAAGGTATTGGAAAAATCTCGTTTAGCACGTGTTGATAAAAAGCTGAGTGAGCTTATCCCTAGTTTTAACGCTAACGTAGCCTGGACCAATCAAGCAGTTGAATTTAGTCAAACCAAAAATACACAACTCTTACAGGTCATCGAAAATCTATATGAAGTATCGATTATCTGTGAAAGCCCGGAATTACTATCCAATTCATTTACGGGAAGCCTCAATAGAAAAGAGCCTCTTGAAAAATTCTTAACCAATTTCTGTCAATTAAATGGTTGCTCGTTCCGTCTTGATAATGGAATCGTCCATCTGAGCAATTTAATAAGAAAGGAGGGCCCAAATTAGGAAATCAACCCGCAATTATGCCTAAAAAATAAAACGACCAGTTTTTAATTTTTAATAACCAATACTTAATATTATGAAGCATATTTTAATCAAATTAATGCTAATGGGACAGCTATTCCTATACTTTTCGGTAGGATTTGCCCAATCCAACCTGAAAGTCAGTGGTAAGGTTGTGGATGCCGAAGGAAATTCTTTACCTGGTGCCAGCATCGACCTCATTCATGAAAAGACAAATAAGAAAGTGAATTTTGTTGCTGACAATGACGGATTATTCATCTTGAGCCCACTTACTGGAGGAGAAAGCTATTCCATTTTTGGACATCATATAGGTTATGCTGCCGATTCTGTCAAACATTTTGTAGCTACTGCTAACAGTAAAAATACGATTCTTATTCGATTAAAAACCAATACGGGTACCATTGATGAAGTCGTGGTGATCGGTTATGGTTCTGTACAGAAAAAAGATTTGACAGGAGCTATTTCTACTGTATCTGGTAAGGATATACAAGTTCGTAAATCCACGCAATTATCCCAAGCATTGCAGGGTTCGGTACCAGGGGTTATGGTCACGAGGTCCAATAATGCCCCAGGTAGTACTGCTCAGGTACGTGTGAGGGGTATAACGACGATCACGGAGGGTGGGATGAACCCATTGATTATTTTGGATGGAGTTCCTATTGCAGATATGAATGCTGTGAACCCAAATGATGTTGAGAATATAACGGTGTTGAAAGATGCAGCTTCTGCTTCCATATATGGGGCTAGGGCAGCAGCAGGTGTGATTTTGATTACGTCAAAACGTGGTGAAGAGGGGAAAGTGGCGTTGGAATATAATGGCGAATATGGTTTTGAAAAACCGACTAAGTTACCTGAATATGTAGATGCGGTTAGGTATTTACAATTAAGTAATGAGTTGCGCTGGAATGACAACAATAATAATGACAATCAATATCCGATATATGGCAAAGATCTGATCGATAATTACCGACAAAATAATGCGGAAAATCCAGACCAATATCCAATGACAGATTGGAGAAAAATGATTTTAAAGAATTCGGTTCCCCGGCAATCACATTTGCTCTCCGTTACAGGTGCCGGAAAAGCATTGCGCACGCGTTTTTCTCTTGGATATGACAATGCCGACGGCTTATATATCGATCGGAATTATAAACGTATCACTGCTCGTGTGAACAATGATGTGAAAATAAATGATTTTATTTCATCGATTATTGATATAAATTTTAAACGTAGCATAAACGAAAATCCTTCGATAGACCCCATGTATAGAATAGGAATAACAGCGCCTATTTATGCCGCACAGTGGCAAGATGGACCTGTAGCATCAGGGAAAGATGGCGACAATATTTATGGAATGATTACCCAAGGTGGGTTTAAAAATTATCAGTATAATCAAATCGCTGGAAAATTGGCACTGGATGTGAAACCTTTGGATGGATTGAAATTGACAGGTGTTTTTTCGCCACTTTTGAATTTTGATAAATCGAAACTGTTTACCAAAAAAGTACCCTTTACGGCTTGGAATAATCCGGCTCAAAACATTGGTTTTATCAATGGATATAATCAAACTAATCTGGATGAGAGTCGGGTAGAAAGCTATGAATATACTGCACAATTTTTAGCAAATTATCAAAAAAGCATTAAAAAGCATAACTTCAATGTGCTCGCCGGATATGAATCTTACTATTAT
It includes:
- a CDS encoding SusC/RagA family TonB-linked outer membrane protein; this encodes MKHILIKLMLMGQLFLYFSVGFAQSNLKVSGKVVDAEGNSLPGASIDLIHEKTNKKVNFVADNDGLFILSPLTGGESYSIFGHHIGYAADSVKHFVATANSKNTILIRLKTNTGTIDEVVVIGYGSVQKKDLTGAISTVSGKDIQVRKSTQLSQALQGSVPGVMVTRSNNAPGSTAQVRVRGITTITEGGMNPLIILDGVPIADMNAVNPNDVENITVLKDAASASIYGARAAAGVILITSKRGEEGKVALEYNGEYGFEKPTKLPEYVDAVRYLQLSNELRWNDNNNNDNQYPIYGKDLIDNYRQNNAENPDQYPMTDWRKMILKNSVPRQSHLLSVTGAGKALRTRFSLGYDNADGLYIDRNYKRITARVNNDVKINDFISSIIDINFKRSINENPSIDPMYRIGITAPIYAAQWQDGPVASGKDGDNIYGMITQGGFKNYQYNQIAGKLALDVKPLDGLKLTGVFSPLLNFDKSKLFTKKVPFTAWNNPAQNIGFINGYNQTNLDESRVESYEYTAQFLANYQKSIKKHNFNVLAGYESYYYFNENLSASRDQYLLTNYPYLNLGPLEFRDNGGGAYENAYRSYFGRIMYNFADKYFVQANVRYDGSSRFAPQYRWGTFPSFSVGWTVSEESFLKDISWVDFLKIRASYGTLGNERIGNYPYQALLKFENSSLFYKGNEAVSAQSAAQWQYAIRDISWEKTESFDVGLDYVGFGNRLNFTFDYYKKITNDMLLELQIPQYIGFDNPNQNTGKMHTKGWELVLGWKDKVGDFSYGVNFNLSDFKSVMGDLGGTEFLGDQIKIEGSQFNEWYGYVADGLYQTQEEVNNSAVLNANVKAGDVRYRDISGPEGKPDGKISPEYDRMLLGGSLPRYMYGGMLNIGYKDLSFSFVFQGVGKQHVRLTTDMVQPYQQNWGNFPMILDGETWSNYNTVEQNNTARYPRYSNTSANNNYAMSDFWLFNGRYFRLKTIGINYNIPSSLLTRYKIKGLGISGTISDLFTANKYPKGWDPELTSFAYPITTSFLLGLSLKF